The following are encoded in a window of Cydia strobilella chromosome 1, ilCydStro3.1, whole genome shotgun sequence genomic DNA:
- the LOC134745302 gene encoding male-enhanced antigen 1 — translation MVCDGPDPPDNSPHELTPPSRHDLMMNGNNAEESDEENEYFGYEPLPQGPEAMHSDHENSDDETQNMDTQQAPPNDVPAIEPMGNVLTREVWSAPRPVDPIQMDNERAQQVMSAMANFALPQASIPDWAQSVTEDQWKQTLHDRIERLRSN, via the exons ATGGTGTGCGACGGCCCCGATCCTCCCGACAATTCGCCGCATGAACTCACGCCTCCATCTCGACACGATCTCATGATGAATGGTAACAATGCAGAAGAAAGCGATGAAGAAAACGAATATTTCGGCTACGAACCGTTGCCACAGGGACCTGAAGCTATGCATTCGGACCACGAAAACAGTGACGACGAGACACAG AATATGGATACCCAACAAGCACCTCCAAATGATGTCCCTGCCATTGAGCCCATGGGGAATGTGCTGACCAGAGAAGTGTGGAGTGCGCCTCGCCCGGTTGACCCGATTCAAATGGACAATGAGAGAGCACAACAG gtAATGTCAGCAATGGCCAACTTTGCTCTACCCCAGGCTTCCATCCCCGACTGGGCCCAGAGTGTCACCGAGGACCAGTGGAAACAGACCCTGCATGACAGAATAGAGAGACTCCGGAGCAATTGA